Proteins from one Streptosporangium becharense genomic window:
- a CDS encoding ATP-binding protein, with protein sequence MNSRDRTWQREFPGKEMSVPAAREWARELLAGRIAAPVLDDVLLLLSEVVTNAIAHSDSGRTAGGRVAVRMACVSGDVHVEVIDDGSAVSAPAVRVPDLEEDGGRGLWLVNLLATTWGSYRGESGGSVWFRVAEC encoded by the coding sequence GTGAATTCACGTGACCGCACCTGGCAGCGGGAATTCCCGGGAAAGGAGATGTCCGTCCCCGCCGCCCGCGAATGGGCGAGGGAACTGCTGGCCGGGCGGATCGCGGCCCCGGTCCTCGACGACGTGCTGCTCCTGCTGAGCGAGGTGGTCACCAACGCGATCGCGCACTCGGACTCGGGACGTACGGCGGGCGGCCGGGTGGCGGTGCGGATGGCCTGCGTCTCCGGTGACGTCCACGTGGAGGTGATCGACGACGGCTCGGCCGTCAGCGCGCCGGCCGTGCGTGTGCCGGACCTCGAAGAGGACGGCGGCCGCGGCCTGTGGCTGGTGAACCTGCTCGCGACCACATGGGGGTCATATCGCGGTGAATCCGGCGGATCGGTCTGGTTCAGAGTGGCCGAATGTTGA
- a CDS encoding ROK family protein, translating to MSSFVVALDVGGTSMKGGLVGRTGEILHIDRRATPRDRGPVAVIGEIRSFIDDLAARGGGTPEGVGLAVPGLVAADAALYSANIGWRDVPAADFVPLDVPVMLGHDVRTGGLAESVLGAGRGVSDFLFLPIGTGIAGAVIVNGEPYGGAAGWGGEIGHIPVFPQGEPCACGQTGCLETYASASAVARRYAARLAAGTDTAEAEATTAAGISAEARAGVTLPETLSGGAASAGVVPGTGTTVAGAAVASAAPAGAAAVTAERIAALTAAGDPVAREVWDDAVEALSLALATYTLLLDPSVIVLGGGLAEAGPLLSDPLTERLRGRLSFRDAPPLRHAALGVNAGMLGAALLGWRAAGFADAGVAWSVDVPKSRV from the coding sequence ATGAGCTCCTTCGTTGTGGCCCTCGACGTCGGCGGAACGTCGATGAAGGGCGGCCTGGTCGGCCGCACCGGCGAGATCCTGCACATCGACCGCCGCGCGACCCCGCGTGACAGGGGACCGGTCGCCGTGATCGGAGAGATCCGCTCCTTCATCGACGACCTCGCCGCGCGGGGCGGCGGCACCCCCGAAGGAGTCGGCCTCGCCGTCCCCGGCCTGGTCGCCGCGGACGCGGCGCTCTACTCCGCCAACATCGGCTGGCGTGACGTCCCCGCGGCGGACTTCGTTCCACTGGACGTGCCCGTCATGCTCGGCCACGACGTACGCACCGGCGGTCTCGCCGAGAGCGTCCTCGGTGCCGGCCGAGGGGTGTCCGACTTCCTGTTCCTGCCCATCGGTACCGGCATCGCCGGCGCCGTGATCGTCAACGGTGAGCCGTACGGCGGCGCCGCGGGCTGGGGCGGGGAGATCGGCCACATCCCGGTCTTCCCGCAGGGCGAGCCGTGCGCCTGCGGCCAGACCGGCTGCCTGGAGACCTACGCCTCGGCCTCCGCCGTGGCCCGCCGCTACGCCGCCCGCCTGGCCGCCGGCACGGACACGGCGGAGGCCGAGGCGACCACCGCCGCCGGAATCTCCGCCGAGGCCCGCGCCGGGGTCACGCTCCCCGAGACGCTCTCCGGTGGAGCCGCCTCCGCCGGGGTGGTCCCCGGCACGGGGACCACGGTCGCAGGGGCCGCGGTCGCCTCCGCAGCCCCCGCCGGGGCCGCAGCCGTCACCGCCGAGCGGATCGCCGCGCTCACCGCCGCCGGCGACCCCGTCGCCCGCGAGGTCTGGGACGACGCCGTCGAGGCGCTCTCCCTCGCCTTGGCCACCTACACGCTGCTGCTCGACCCCTCGGTCATCGTCCTCGGCGGTGGCCTCGCCGAGGCGGGCCCCCTGCTCTCGGACCCCCTGACCGAACGCCTCCGCGGGCGCCTGAGCTTCCGCGACGCCCCGCCGCTGCGCCACGCCGCGCTGGGCGTGAACGCCGGAATGCTCGGCGCCGCCCTCCTGGGCTGGCGGGCCGCCGGATTCGCCGACGCGGGCGTCGCATGGTCCGTCGATGTGCCGAAATCCCGCGTGTAG
- a CDS encoding helix-turn-helix domain-containing protein: protein MDVVPSLDPGSPRVRFGVEMRRLREAAQLSQAAVASRLGCTQTQVSRLEKATRTPSRSDAERLDRLFGTANGVSFIRLHQRIITQPGGPTWFRSWAEEVEPTARVLRSWDPLLVPGLLQTESYARYVLSQEPRITSEDVEERVQARIQRRQILEGDAPPLLLALIDAGVLRRPVGDPAVMREQLDYLLEIEKHPSVFIQLVDQRCLSGLLGAFMIAELPNGQPDAIHSDSSTEGKISTDSELVASIWNRYEAIRRWAYPDHMSLKMIEDARQEWT, encoded by the coding sequence ATGGATGTGGTGCCGTCTCTCGACCCCGGGTCCCCACGGGTGCGGTTCGGCGTCGAGATGCGCCGGTTGAGGGAGGCGGCGCAGCTCTCCCAGGCCGCCGTGGCCTCCCGCCTCGGCTGCACCCAGACCCAGGTGAGCCGTCTGGAGAAGGCCACCCGGACCCCGTCGAGGTCCGACGCCGAGAGGCTGGACCGCCTCTTCGGCACGGCGAACGGCGTCTCCTTCATCCGGCTCCACCAGCGCATCATCACCCAGCCGGGTGGCCCGACCTGGTTCCGGAGCTGGGCCGAGGAGGTCGAGCCCACCGCCCGCGTCCTGCGTTCCTGGGATCCCCTCCTCGTGCCGGGACTCCTCCAGACGGAGTCCTATGCCCGGTACGTACTCAGTCAGGAACCTCGGATCACTTCTGAGGATGTGGAGGAACGTGTTCAAGCCCGCATACAGCGTCGGCAGATCCTCGAAGGGGACGCCCCTCCACTGTTGCTGGCTCTCATCGACGCAGGCGTACTACGTCGTCCAGTCGGGGATCCCGCAGTGATGCGTGAACAGCTTGACTACCTGCTGGAGATCGAAAAGCACCCCAGCGTCTTCATCCAACTCGTCGATCAACGGTGCCTGTCAGGGCTCCTCGGCGCATTCATGATCGCTGAACTTCCGAACGGACAGCCAGATGCCATCCACTCAGATTCATCAACCGAGGGGAAGATATCCACAGACTCCGAACTCGTAGCCTCGATATGGAATCGATATGAGGCGATTCGACGTTGGGCTTATCCTGATCACATGTCCCTCAAAATGATCGAGGATGCGAGGCAGGAATGGACCTGA
- a CDS encoding LysR substrate-binding domain-containing protein: MTSRPLDLLSGRLKLRHLVLVTTIAEQGSVLRAAEHLHLAQPAVTRGLREVEQILGVELFSRGPRGVTPTLFGEAFVDHARAVQAELRRAGDRIAGLADGETGTVTVGTLLAATNVLLPRAIASLKAERPGITVIVKEGTFDSLVPRLIDGETDLVVGRLNPIEDRPGLRQIPLYNEPVTLVARAGHPAGQARTLPELLDYPWILPLEQTALRHELEQVFHREGLSMPGNRVECTSILTIRSLLLETDMIAALPALVVRTDNRLAELPVPLPSVRRSVGVTLPDARALTPAAKAMLDHLRHQAETLQRGLPAGPEGSDLEGSDLEGHRDRPRARP, encoded by the coding sequence GTGACATCCCGCCCGCTGGACCTGCTGAGCGGCCGGCTCAAGCTCCGGCACCTGGTGCTCGTGACGACCATCGCCGAGCAGGGCAGCGTCCTGCGCGCCGCCGAGCACCTGCACCTGGCGCAGCCCGCCGTGACACGCGGGCTGCGGGAGGTGGAGCAGATCCTCGGGGTGGAGCTGTTCTCGCGCGGGCCCCGCGGCGTCACCCCCACCCTCTTCGGCGAGGCGTTCGTCGACCACGCGAGAGCCGTGCAGGCCGAGCTGCGCCGGGCGGGCGACCGGATCGCCGGTCTCGCCGACGGAGAGACCGGCACCGTCACCGTCGGCACCCTGCTGGCCGCCACCAACGTGCTGCTGCCCCGCGCCATCGCCTCCCTCAAGGCCGAGCGGCCGGGCATCACGGTGATCGTCAAGGAGGGGACCTTCGACTCGCTCGTCCCCCGCCTGATCGACGGGGAGACCGACCTGGTGGTCGGCCGGCTCAACCCCATCGAGGACCGGCCGGGCCTCCGCCAGATCCCCCTCTACAACGAGCCCGTCACTCTGGTCGCCCGAGCCGGGCACCCGGCCGGGCAGGCGCGCACCCTGCCGGAGCTGCTCGACTACCCGTGGATCCTCCCCCTGGAGCAGACCGCCCTGCGGCACGAACTGGAGCAGGTGTTCCACCGGGAAGGGCTGTCGATGCCCGGCAACAGGGTCGAGTGCACCTCCATCCTGACGATCCGCTCACTGCTCCTCGAAACAGACATGATCGCCGCTCTTCCGGCGCTGGTCGTCAGGACCGACAACCGACTCGCCGAACTCCCGGTGCCGCTCCCCTCGGTACGACGCTCGGTCGGCGTGACGCTGCCCGACGCCCGCGCGCTCACCCCCGCGGCCAAGGCCATGCTCGACCACCTGCGCCACCAGGCGGAGACGCTCCAGCGCGGGCTGCCCGCCGGCCCCGAAGGGTCGGACCTCGAAGGGTCGGACCTCGAAGGGCACCGTGACCGCCCCCGTGCCCGACCCTGA
- a CDS encoding esterase/lipase family protein translates to MSEEQAVQAEQAVGPIGLMTPLEVTEPAPRPDRAWELPGGTAWIYYGEGNQCLVNPVILADGFNSGPSNLHGAWQFLERKGYPLASELRRRGRDLIILGFAERSASILDNARTAMAAISQTIAERFGDTRLTVGGFSMGGLVTRYALAKMEHDGIAHQTDLYVSYDSPHRGAWIPISLQAFAHFLRKGDAAFSNQINSPAARQLLWRHIAEVDNEPQQDPLRTAFLDELDAVGSWPKIPRRIGVANGSGNGTGNGVPAGVEALKCTGLVFNGTVLYTQSTGDDQQVATLRSILGGAEDIYTSGLPEMDGAPGGTLESFGILADALNEYGRAEVYHRSVCFVPAVSAVAIRDLDRQDDVYADISALSPSESELDEFRCASANEEHSLVTEELCTWILDRLPEPASR, encoded by the coding sequence ATGAGCGAAGAGCAGGCAGTACAGGCGGAGCAGGCCGTCGGCCCGATCGGGCTGATGACGCCACTGGAGGTCACGGAACCGGCTCCCAGGCCGGACAGGGCCTGGGAGCTTCCCGGTGGCACCGCCTGGATCTACTACGGCGAAGGCAACCAGTGCCTGGTCAACCCGGTCATCCTGGCCGACGGTTTCAACTCCGGTCCGTCCAACCTGCACGGGGCCTGGCAGTTCCTGGAGCGGAAGGGCTACCCCCTCGCCAGTGAGCTGCGCCGCCGCGGCCGCGATCTCATCATTCTCGGCTTCGCCGAGCGCAGCGCGTCGATCCTGGACAATGCGCGGACCGCGATGGCCGCCATCTCCCAGACGATCGCGGAACGGTTCGGGGACACGCGGCTCACCGTCGGCGGCTTCAGCATGGGCGGCCTGGTCACCCGCTACGCGCTGGCCAAGATGGAGCACGACGGCATCGCCCACCAGACCGACCTCTACGTCTCCTACGACAGCCCGCACCGGGGTGCGTGGATCCCGATCTCGCTGCAGGCGTTCGCGCACTTCCTCCGGAAGGGCGACGCCGCCTTCTCCAACCAGATCAACAGCCCGGCCGCGCGCCAGCTGCTGTGGCGGCACATCGCCGAGGTCGACAACGAGCCGCAGCAGGACCCGCTGCGCACGGCCTTCCTCGACGAGCTGGACGCGGTCGGTTCGTGGCCGAAGATCCCAAGGCGGATCGGGGTCGCCAACGGGTCGGGGAACGGCACCGGCAACGGGGTCCCGGCCGGTGTCGAGGCGCTCAAGTGCACCGGCCTGGTGTTCAACGGCACCGTGCTCTACACCCAGTCCACCGGGGACGACCAGCAGGTGGCCACGCTCAGGAGCATCCTCGGCGGGGCCGAGGACATCTACACCAGCGGGCTGCCCGAGATGGACGGCGCGCCCGGCGGGACGCTGGAGTCCTTCGGCATCCTGGCCGACGCCCTGAACGAGTACGGCCGGGCCGAGGTGTACCACCGCTCCGTCTGCTTCGTCCCCGCGGTCAGCGCCGTGGCGATCCGTGACCTCGACCGCCAGGACGACGTGTACGCCGACATCAGCGCTCTTTCCCCGTCCGAGAGCGAGCTGGACGAGTTTCGGTGCGCGTCCGCAAACGAGGAGCACTCGCTGGTCACCGAAGAGCTCTGCACCTGGATCCTCGACCGGCTCCCGGAGCCGGCGTCACGGTGA
- a CDS encoding DUF397 domain-containing protein codes for MDLSTALWRKSSRSGSNGGQCVEVATNLPGVVAVRDSKDPGGPKLLFTPADWQAFVGGVKNGEFDR; via the coding sequence ATGGACCTGAGCACTGCCCTATGGCGGAAGTCTTCGCGTTCCGGATCGAACGGTGGCCAGTGTGTCGAAGTGGCCACCAACCTGCCCGGGGTCGTGGCCGTCCGGGACAGCAAGGATCCCGGCGGCCCCAAGCTGCTCTTCACCCCCGCCGACTGGCAGGCGTTCGTCGGAGGGGTCAAGAACGGCGAGTTCGACCGCTGA
- a CDS encoding peroxiredoxin, which translates to MAVEVGAQAPDFELKDQHGTPVKLSQHRGKKIVLIFYPLAFTGVCGRELDAVRDEFAPELPDDVLLLTVSVDSMFAHRTWADQQGYTFPLLSDFWPHGAAAKAYGVFDEEGGVARRATFVIDGEGVVRWSVVNPISQARDLAEYRKVLADLP; encoded by the coding sequence ATGGCCGTGGAGGTGGGAGCCCAGGCTCCGGACTTCGAACTGAAGGACCAGCACGGCACCCCGGTCAAGCTGTCGCAGCACCGGGGCAAAAAGATTGTGCTGATCTTCTACCCGCTCGCCTTCACCGGCGTCTGCGGTCGCGAACTCGACGCCGTCCGCGACGAGTTCGCCCCCGAGCTGCCCGACGACGTGCTGCTGCTGACCGTCTCGGTCGACTCGATGTTCGCCCACCGCACCTGGGCGGACCAGCAGGGATACACCTTCCCGCTGCTCTCCGACTTCTGGCCGCACGGAGCGGCGGCGAAGGCGTACGGTGTGTTCGATGAGGAGGGCGGTGTCGCGCGGCGCGCCACCTTCGTCATCGACGGTGAGGGTGTGGTCCGCTGGAGCGTGGTGAACCCGATCTCGCAGGCACGCGACCTCGCCGAGTACCGCAAGGTGCTCGCCGACCTTCCCTGA
- a CDS encoding DUF3052 domain-containing protein, whose amino-acid sequence MSATAGQAQGERSLAERLGLKPGQVVQEVGWDEDADDDLRDSIEELTGNELVDEDFEDVVDVVLLWWRDGDGDLFDALSTVMTNLTDGGQIWLLTPKAGRDGHVEPSDIGEDATTAGLSQTSSISAAPDWSGTRLATPKARR is encoded by the coding sequence GTGAGCGCGACCGCGGGTCAGGCGCAGGGCGAACGCAGCCTGGCCGAACGACTCGGCCTCAAGCCGGGTCAGGTGGTGCAGGAGGTCGGCTGGGATGAAGACGCCGACGACGATCTGCGCGACTCCATCGAGGAGCTGACCGGCAACGAGCTGGTCGACGAAGACTTCGAGGACGTCGTCGACGTCGTGCTGCTCTGGTGGCGCGACGGCGACGGTGATCTGTTCGACGCCTTGAGCACCGTGATGACCAACCTGACCGACGGTGGCCAGATTTGGCTGCTCACTCCCAAGGCAGGCCGGGACGGGCACGTGGAGCCGAGCGACATCGGGGAGGACGCCACGACCGCGGGTCTGTCGCAGACCAGCAGCATCAGCGCCGCCCCCGACTGGTCGGGGACGCGTCTGGCGACGCCCAAGGCGCGCCGCTGA